The window CAACGCGAAGCGGCGGGGTGCCGGAACGGGCAAGGGCACCGGAACGGGCGCCTCGGACAACGGGGGCCCGTCGGTCGGCGGCGACAAGGGCGCGCGGTCGGGCAACGGCAACGACGATGACGACGACGCGCACCACGGCAAGGGCCGAGGCGGCCACGGGAACGGCAAGAGCCGCCACGGGAACGGCCGGGGCGACGGCAAGGGCCTCGGGCACGGGGACGGCAAGAACAAGGGCGGCAAGAACAAGGGCCACCAGGGCGGGCAGGGCGGCAAGGGGAACAAGGGCGGGAAGGGCAGCGGTGGCAGCGGTCACCGAGGCCAGTTCGCGGCGGTGACCCCGGTCGGCTTCGGCGTCGGCCCCGCCCCCACCGGGCAGACGCGCACAGACCCCTCCTGACCTGCGTCTTCGTATCCGCTCCGAATTCTTTCGCGGAACGGGTAACACTTTTGGCCGCCCCGGCGCAGTAATGAGTGAGCCGACTGGTCATCGGCCGTCGCACAGAGCCGGGGTTCCCCCCGTACCTACGGCTCGTGCACCTCGGCGCGGGCGGGACACGTTCCCCCGGTCCCGCCCGCGCCCCATTACCCCCGTGGTCCCCCGTGACCCCGTACTTCCCCTGACGCGCGAGGCACCCTCCCGCTATGCGTCATGTGACGCACGTCACTCGATCTGGTGTCCCTTCGCCGTCCGGCCGCTGTCGTCACCAGTACACGACGACCTTGTCGCCGTTCCTGACCTGCGCGAACAACTGGGCGATCGCCGCCTTGTCCCGGACGTTGACGCAGCCGTGCGAGGCCCCGTAGTAGCCGCGGGCCGCGAAGTCGGCGGAGTAGTGAACCGCCTGGCCGCCGCTGAAGAACATCGCGTACGGCATGGGCGTGTCGTACAGGGTCGACACGTGGTCACGGGACTTGAAGTAGACGCTGAAGACGCCCTCGCGCGTGGGTGTGTACTCCGAGCCGAAGCGCACCTCGACCGTCGTCAGGGTCCGGCCGTCCACCATCCAGCGCAGTGTGCGGCTCGTCTTGCTGATGCACAGCACCCGCCCGGTCAGGCACCGCGGGTCGGGCGACGCGGCCGGCTGTCCGCCGTAGGCGTACAGGTCCCATTTGCCGGGCTCCCGTGTCATGTTCAGCAGCCGCGCCCAGGTGACGCTGTCCGTCTTCCCGGTCCGCGGCAGCCCGCGTTTGCCCTGGAAGCCCCTGACCGCCTGGACGGTCGGGTCGTCGTACGTCCCCGTGGGCCCGGTGAAGAGCCACGCGATCTGCCGCAGCCGGGCCTGCAGTTCCCGTACGTC is drawn from Streptomyces bottropensis ATCC 25435 and contains these coding sequences:
- a CDS encoding L,D-transpeptidase family protein, coding for MRTRDMRRSMAALAALALAGACTAQGIEVHGDQRGPVRVDVTGTPSGAPKQDTGDRDGGGAGARTGADDADSDDDADGDGKGRHEQTPPPRASPTPTVAPTVLWARGDEGLDVRELQARLRQIAWLFTGPTGTYDDPTVQAVRGFQGKRGLPRTGKTDSVTWARLLNMTREPGKWDLYAYGGQPAASPDPRCLTGRVLCISKTSRTLRWMVDGRTLTTVEVRFGSEYTPTREGVFSVYFKSRDHVSTLYDTPMPYAMFFSGGQAVHYSADFAARGYYGASHGCVNVRDKAAIAQLFAQVRNGDKVVVYW